Proteins found in one Vagococcus carniphilus genomic segment:
- a CDS encoding choloylglycine hydrolase family protein: MCTSIVYENKENNFFLARTMDFSFPLGGSPIFIPKDYTFYVDNDSKNFDVQYSFVGSGRHIEDYLFADGVNEEGLGVASLYFSDDANYTALDDEAEHFLAPHDVVAWLLSSFKTVAEVKKGIASQTIKAEECSVIGNVLPLHWIVSDQKGETIVIEPTKAGLIIYDNPVKVMTNSPDFSWHLTNLNQYNQLSNTTLKESSYHHFLAKGNGAGSGALGLPGDYTSISRFIRTAFISEHIEKVGGFEESINVITRLLSSVFIPKGIKKKENGKDDYTQFISYMALNDCSYVINYYETNQLFKVDLKKMSRTQHEIKEFKCSKELQIELLQ; this comes from the coding sequence ATGTGTACGAGTATTGTTTACGAAAATAAAGAAAATAACTTCTTTTTAGCAAGAACGATGGATTTTTCATTCCCTCTTGGAGGCTCTCCTATTTTTATTCCAAAAGATTATACATTTTATGTTGATAACGATTCAAAGAACTTTGATGTTCAGTATAGTTTTGTTGGATCTGGTAGACACATAGAAGATTATTTATTTGCAGATGGAGTGAATGAGGAAGGGTTAGGTGTAGCCTCTCTCTATTTTTCAGATGATGCAAATTATACTGCTTTAGATGATGAAGCTGAACATTTTTTAGCTCCGCATGATGTAGTAGCTTGGCTCCTTAGTTCTTTTAAAACGGTAGCGGAGGTAAAAAAAGGAATAGCAAGTCAAACTATTAAAGCTGAAGAATGTTCTGTGATTGGTAATGTTTTACCACTTCATTGGATAGTATCAGATCAAAAAGGAGAAACGATTGTTATTGAACCGACAAAAGCTGGTCTAATAATCTATGATAATCCTGTCAAAGTTATGACAAATAGTCCTGATTTTTCTTGGCATTTAACTAATTTGAATCAATATAATCAACTATCTAATACAACATTGAAAGAGTCCTCTTATCATCATTTTTTAGCCAAAGGAAACGGTGCAGGTAGTGGTGCACTTGGCTTGCCAGGTGATTATACATCTATTTCAAGATTTATTCGCACTGCTTTTATAAGTGAACATATTGAAAAAGTTGGTGGATTTGAAGAAAGTATTAACGTAATAACTCGGCTATTATCATCTGTTTTTATCCCTAAAGGAATAAAGAAGAAAGAAAATGGAAAAGATGATTATACTCAATTCATTAGTTATATGGCTCTTAATGATTGTTCTTACGTTATTAATTATTATGAAACGAATCAATTATTTAAAGTCGACTTAAAAAAAATGAGTAGAACTCAACATGAAATTAAAGAATTTAAATGTTCGAAAGAGTTGCAGATAGAATTATTACAATAA